AACGACTCCAGCGCCGTGCCTCCTCTGGCGTAAACAAGAGGACAATGGATCACCGTCGTTTTCCTTTCCGCCAAAAGGGCTAAGTCGTCGCCGGGCAGCGGATTGGACAGCTCGCTGAACCCCTGCACGAACAGCCCGTGAGGAATGAGCGTCCTATCGTCGAGAATCCCCAGCGAATCGAGCAGCTGAAGAGGCGTCTTGCTGTGGTGCGAAACAATCCAGTTATACTCAAATGAGCCTTGTGCCGCATGCAGCCTCATCGGGCAGCCGATCTCCCGCGCCGCCGCCTTGCTCCGCACCAAATTATCAATCGTCTGTGTCTCAATACGCTCCGGCACCATTACCGCATTGATCAAGCCGTCAGCCCAACCGCCGTAGACGTTAGCAAAACGGATCGCCCGTTCCAGTCCTTTTTTCCCGGCCTCTTCGTCGTACAGCACGGAAGTCGTCCCGTCGGATGCAACGACACGGTTCCCTGACTGATAGCTGGGGCCGAGGTATACCCGCAGACCTACGTCTCGGGCATTATAAGCGGCCGCTTCAATTTCCTCGTAGGTTTCAGCGCATGCCTTGTACAGCACCGATGTAATCGGCATGGCGGTGGTGATCCCGGCACGAACGAGAGCCGCGTAGGCGTACAGAGATTTAAAAGCCTCTTCCTCCGGGGTCATAAACTCTCTAGGCCCTTGATCCCAGTACTTCTTAGACCACATCAGAGATGCATTTTTCTGTGAAGGGACTTCCCAATGATAGAGACCGTGGTCAATATCCCCCAGAGCGTCCAAATCGATAAGGCCGGGGCTGACGAGAGAACAGCCGCAGTCAATTTCTCGGTCTACCGTTCCGGGGAACTCTTTTGCGCCGACGTACAGTATGTTCTGCCCTTCATATACGACTTGGCCGTTTTCAATTATTCGGTGCCCATGGCCGTCAAAACCGATAACGTAACGAGCTTTTATCCTTGTTTTCATCTGCCTTGAACTCCCTTCGCTTCCTTTGTCCAACTGGCCTTATTACTCTTAAGGACGACTGATTAACTGACTAAAATCGACCCTATTTTCGTCAAGCCATCCCTCTGAATGCCCCCAAAATGTCTCCGCAAGGTTCAAATGCTTTTCTAAGCCCGCTCTCTTAATCGTTTCCATAATTTCACGATGACCGTCAAGCAACATGCTCTTTTCGTCCACCGTCAATACTTTTCGATTCAGCATGACAGGCTTGCCATCGACAAAAACCGTTTCGACATCCTGACCGACTGCCCGTTGGATGAGTCTGTGAACGGGCAGCAGTTCTGGCATGAGATGAGGCTGAAAAGCGTCAACGATAATAACGTCAGCTTTTTTGCCGAGCTCAAGAGACCCTATTTCGTCATCCCAGCCAACAGCCTTTGCAGCGTCAATTGTGATCATTTCGAGCAATTTCCCCGTCGGCAATACACATTCATCATGTAAAAGCATTCGCTGTATTAACTGGGTCTTATGGGCCGCACGGAAAAGATCAAAAGAAGTGCGCGGAGAATTACCATCAGTTGTAACAGCGACATTGCAGCCCAACTCAATGAGCTCTGGAATTGGACAGCGCCCACTGCTCTGTCCCACCCCCGGAGTGCTTGTGACATTTGTTTTTGTCTTTGCGAGAATCATTGCCTCTTCAAAAGAAATACCTGTGCAATGCTGTAAATGGACGTCCGGCCCGAGAAGCGCGTCATCGCACTGTGAAGCAAGTCGAATCATGCCGCCAAAAGCTTCTGTGTGAATTCTCGTTTTGTACTTCGCCGCAACCTGACGCACTCTTTTCATCATGTAGCGGTCATGGTCCGTCAGTTTCACCGCCACATCAGCTGCCGAAGAACCTGAGCCGAAAATCGACGTCAAAAGGACAAAGGGCGCGATAAAAACGCGAATTCGATCGTTAGCGCTATGGTTCCACTGGTCAATAGCTGCCTCAGCTCCGGCCATTAATTCATCAAAGGTATATTCCTTTTCTATCCTCTTCCCGTTAACAATCCGGCTAAATTTTCGAGGGAACGGAGGATTGGAAGGCCCAACAGCCACTATGTTCCGAATTCCAACTTCGGCATATCCTTGAACGCAGTTGCCGGCAAATACAGGATCGTCGCTTCTCTGGGCTGAACTTATTACAGAGACGCCGCAGGTAACACCCATTCTAAGGCGTTCCAGCGCCGCGACTCGGCTTTCTTTCAGCCAGTATTCATCGGTTGTGAAATGGTGATATGTCGGTGTGGCAATATCCATCCATAAGCTGGGAGTATCTGAGCCAATTCCTTTAAACAACGCATGCCCTGCGTGCCCGTGAGCGTCAACTAAACCGGGCATAATGATTTTATGAGTGCAGTTTATGATGTTGTCACAGACATAATGGCCTTCAATTTCTTGTTTTGATCCAACGCCTATGATTTTTTCCCCGAGTATCGCCACAGCCCCGTCACAAATAATCCGACGCGATGTGTCCATTGTGACGACTGTGCCTCCGCTTAAGATGAAATCGACGTGTTGCTTTTCTGCTTTTTGTTTGTCATTGCATATCACTAGACAACACTCCTCTTTCAACAACAGTGCAGGGAGATGACAGCACCCCCCTGCTCCTGTTGTTTAATCCGAATCGTTTGTTATTTTGCCAGTTTTACCTTGTTAAACTCATAAATCCCGCGACGATGCAGCGGGAATTCGGCTATACGCCGACTGATACCCGTGACCTGCTCCCCACCGTACCAATAAAGTGCCGGCACTTTATCCAAGAAATAGCGCTGCACTTCCTTGTATACCTCTGCCCGCTCCGGCCCTTCAGGCGTCGAGGCTCCTTTATCAAGCAGTTCGTCAAACTTTGGATCATTAAATCGAGCATCGTTCGTCGCACCGATGCCGCGGCTGTGATACAGTCTGCCAAGAGCGAACTCCGGATCCGGGAGGTTGTTTCCCCAGCCGCTCATTGAAATTTCGAAGTCGCCTCTTGTTAAACAGTCCAGCAGCGCGCCGTATTCAAGCACTTGGATATCAGCGGTGATACCGACCTCACCTAACATCGCCTGAGCGATTGTTGCCGCATCGACGCGCTCTTTTGATTCGTTGACTTTAATCGTGACGTGAAGATCTTTGACTCCAGCTTCCTTTAAGAGAGCCTCTGCTCCTTCAACATCATAATCGTGTTCAGGCAAAGTATCGTCATAGTAAACCATACCTTGGGGCAACGGACCTTTGGGAGCATACCCAACGCCGCGATAAACGGCTTTTTGAATGCCGGCAACGTCAAGAGCTTTGCTGAAGGCCTGCCGAACTCTCACATCATTGAACGGCGGCTTCGAGCAGTTAAGGACAAAGAAATCCTCGCGAAGATCTTTGCGGCGCAGCAGCTTCAAATTGGGGTTGTCGGCAATTCTGTTGATGTCGTTGACGTTTACTTTAAAGATCATGTCGACGCTGCCGCTCTCAAGCTCGATTGTTCTGACCGAAGATTCTGGCACGGCTCTGATGATTAACGTTTTAAAATCAGCTTTATCGCCCCAATAGTCATCGTTCCGTTCAAGAACGACTCTGTCGCCCTTCCTCCAGCTGACAAACTTAAAGGGGCCTGTGCCCACCGGATGTTCTACATACTTGTCCCCAAGCGCCTCCATCGTCTTTTTGTTCACGACACTGCCCCAAACTTCAGTAAAAGCATAAAGCAACGGGGTAAAAGGCTTTTTCATATGAATGACGATGGTATAGTCATCTTTTATTTCAACGTCTTTAATGTCATTAAGCAAAACGTTTGCCCCAGTTGCTGTAACCGTCGTCCGCCCGCGATCGATCGTGTACTTTGCATCTTCAGCGGTAAAAGGCTCTCCGTTATGGAACCAAACGCCCTTCCGAAGGTGCAAAATATACGTCAAAGGATCCGGCGTTTCCCAACTTTCAGCAAGACGCGGCACTAAATTTCCTTCAAGATCCTGCCACAGCAAGTGGTCATAAATGCAAAGGAACGTTTGGGCACTTCCTGCATCTCCGGTGAGCATAGGATCGAGAGTTTTAATGTCCGTGCTGTTCGCAACGATTAGCGTGTCTGGCTCGTTGTGAGCAAACGCCGCAGGCGCAAGAAAAGCCGCTAATGCAACTGATAACATTAATTTCTTGATCAATATATTTCCCTCCTTAAATTATTTGGAACACAAAATAAAGATTTCCGTTATGAAAACCTCACGAACATTTACCTTGTCAGAGCACGTCTACATATCTTCCTACTTCGCCAGTTTCACTTTGTTGAATTCGTAAATACCTCGACGATGCAGCGGGAATTCACTGATCCGTTTGCTAATAGCTATTACCTGCTCGCCTTCTGACCAATAGATCACAGGGACCTGTCCTAGGAAATAACGCTGCACCTCTTTATATAACGCCGCACGCTCGTCGCCGTCAGGCAGCAACGTTCCCTTATCCAGCAACTCGTCCATTTTCGGATCGCTGTAGCGGGCCCACGATTCCGCGCGTGTGATAGAGCCGGGACATTGCATATTCAGGATCTGGAAGGTTATTTCCCCACCCTAGGAGCGAGACATCAAAATCTCCCCTATCGAGAATATCAAGCAGTGCTCCGTACTCTAAAACTTGAATCTCGGCGTTAATTCCCACTTCAGCCAGCTGAGCTTGGGCAATTGTCGCCGCGTCGATTCGTTCCTTCGACTCATTAACGCGAATAGTGATATTCAGTTGCCCCACGCCGGCTTCTTTCAAAAGAGCCCGCGCTCCCTCAACATCCTGCACAGGCATAGGCAGCGTATCGTCGAAGTACCTCATTCCCAACGGCAGCGGGCCACGAGCTGCGCGCCCTACGCCTCGGAAAACTGCTTTTTGAATTCCTACAATGTCCAAGGCTTTCGCAAAGGCTTGTCGCACACGTACGTCGTTAAACGGGGGCCTTGAACAGTTCAAAATATAGTAGTCGGAACGGAGTTCGGGACGACGGAGCACCTGAAGTTTCGGGTTTTCGGCGATTCGGTTAATATCGTGAACATTTACTTTGTAAATCATATCAACCGAACCACTTTCCAACTCAATCGTTCGGACCGAAGTCTCAGGAATGGCACGAATGATGAGGTTTTTAAACTCTGCTTTATCACCCCAATAATCATCGTTGCGCTCTAGGACAACCCTATCCCCTTTAGTCCAACTAACAAATTTGAACGGTCCCGTGCCGATTGGGTGCTCAAAATATTTGTCGCCCAGTTTCTCCATCGCTTTCTTGTCCATAACGCTGCCCCAGACTTCTGTGAAAGCGTACAAAAGAGGCGTGTAGGGCTGACTCATATGAATCACAATCGTATAGTCTTCCTTAATTTCAACTTCCTTAATATCCTTTAACAGGACGTTGGCCCCCGTCGCAGCAATCGTCGTCCGTCCGCGGTCGATAGTAAGCTTAGCGTCCTCTGCGGTAAACGGGTCTCCGTTATGGAACTTCACGCCACGGCGAAGATGCAGAATGTACGTCAAAGGATCTGGAGTCTCCCAGCTCTCTGCCAAACGAGGGATAAGGTTGCCTTCTAGATCCTGCCACAGCAGATGATCATAGATGCTCAGGAAGACTTGTGCGCTGACAGTGTCACCGGTGTACATCGGATTCAAGGTCTTAATATCTGCAGAATTCGCGACGATTAACGTGTCAGGCATATCATGAGCCATTCCTGTACCAACGGCTCCGCAGGCAAGACATGCCGCAACTAACAGAGAAATACCGCGTCTTTTCATCTGAACTTCGCCTCCCTCGTGATTTAAAAGATTACCTTTTAAAAATTTAGGACTCCGTAGTTCAAATTTTTCCGGCAACAACGTTTTATTTATTTTTTAGTTCCGCTTATAGCCTGACTTTGATATCTCTCCCCCCCTGACCCAGTTTTAGAAATAAATTGACGCCACACGTTCCACTAAATCCTTGTTCCCTCTTATTCAGCCGATTTCACTAAATGGCAGGCGACGAAGTGATTAGGAGCGACCTCTTTCAGCTCAGGCGTCTGAGCCGTGCAGATGTCCTTCCGGAATCGGCACCGGCCGGCAAACCGGCAGCCCGCCGGCGGGTTCACCGGGCTCGGAACGTCACCTTCCAACAGGATTCGCTCCCGCTTCACTCCAACTTTCGGAATTGGAATGGCCGACAGCAGCGCTTGGGTGTACGGGTGCAGCGGGTTCTTGAAGATTTCTTTGTCCCCGGTGAGCTCCACCATGGACCCCAGGTACATGACCGCTATCCGGTCGCTCAGGTGTTTAACCACGCTCAGGTCGTGGGAGATGAAGACGTACGTGTACCCGTTGTCGCGCTGTAGCTGGCACAGCAGGTTCAGTACCTGCGCCTGTATGCATACGTCCAGCGCCGATACCGGTTCGTCAAGGACGATGAAGTCCGGGTTGAGCGCTAAGCTCCGCGCGATGCCGATTCTCTGCCGGCGGCCTCCATCCAGTTCGTGCGGGTAGGTGCCGATCAAACGGCGGGCAAGCCCGACGGTGTCCATGAGCTCCAAGATCCTGTCGTTCATGGCTTTTTTGCTGCTGTACACTTTGTTGACGATGAGCGGTTCAGCGATGAGGTCGGCGACGCTGAGCCGCGGGTTGAGGCACGAGTACGGGTCTTGGAAGACGATCTGGACTTTCTTCCGCATTTCTTTCATTTCTGATTTGCTGAACTTGAGGATGTCGCGGCCGTCGAATTTGACTTCTCCGGACGTGGCGTCCAGCAGCCGGATCATGGTGCGCCCGAGGGTGCTTTTGCCGCAGCCCGATTCGCCAACGAGGCCGAGCGTTTCGCCCCGTTCGATGCTGAAGCTGACGTCGTCTACGGCGTGAAGCAGGCCTCGTTTGGTCTTGAAGTACTTTTTCAGGTGGTTGACTTCCACCATGGGGGTATGGGGAGCGGCTGCTGGTTCTTTCATGATTTCCGTCATGGCCGTCACTCTCCCTTCACGCCTGCTGTGGGATTGAGAATCGGGCAGGCGGCGTAGTGGCCCGGAGCGACTTCTACCATCTGAGGCTCAATTTTGGTGCATTGGTCGACGGCGTAGGGGCACCGGGGATGGAACGGGCAGCCGGGCGGAAGGTCAGTCGGGTCGGGCATGAGTCCGTGAATGACTTTGAGTTCGTCCTGGTCTTCGTCCAAGTCGGGGATGGAGTTGAAGAGCCCTTCGGTGTACGGGTGCCGCGGCTTGGTGTAGAGCGAGAGGGTGTCCGAGTACTCGACGACCCGGCCGGCGTACATGATGGCGACTTTGTCGCACATTTCTGCCACGATGCCGAGGTCGTGGGTGATGAGGATGACCGACGTGTTGAACTTGACCCGCAGCTGTTTCATCAGTTCCAGCACCTGAGCCTGAATGGTGACGTCCAAGGCGGTGGTGGGTTCGTCGGCGATAAGCAGCGCCGGGTTGCACGCCAAGGCGATGGCGATGACGACCCGCTGTTTCATTCCGCCGGAGAACTGGTGCGGGTAGTCGCCGCAGCGTTCGCGGCGGATTCCCACCAGTTCCAGCATGTCGCCGGCTTTCTCGAGCGCCTCTTTTTTGCTCAAGTTCTGATGCAGTTCGATCATTTCGGCGATCTGCTCGGCGACGGGAATAACCGGGTTGAGGCTGGTCATCGGGTCCTGGAAGATCATGGCGATTTTGTCGCCGCGGATCTCGCGCATCTGGTGCTCGCTCTTTTTCAGCAGGTCTTCGCCTTCGAAGTAGATCTCTCCGGACTGGATCTTGGAGGGGGGAGTGGGAAGCAGGCGCATGATGCCGAGCGCGGTGGTCGTTTTGCCCGCGCCGGTCTCGCCGACGAATCCCAGAGTCTCGCCGTGGCCGAGCTGCAGGTTCAGCCCCTCGACGGCGTGGACGTCGCCGGACTCGGTGATGTAGTGAATGGTCAGGTCACGAATGTCAAGAAGCGGGGCAGCGTCGTTCTTAAGAGTCTGTTCAGTCATGGCTCCGCCTCCTTATCGTTTCAGCTTCGGGTCAAGCGCGTCGCGCAGACCGTCGCCCACGAAGTTCAACGCCAGTATGGTGATCATGATGGCCAAGCCGGGGAACAAGGTCATGTAGGGGTAGTCGCGAATATAGCTTCGCCCGCCGGAAAGCATGGCGCCCCACTCGGGCGTGGGCGGCTGAATGCCCAGACCGATGAAGCTCAGGCCGGCGGCAGAAAGAATTGCGCTGGCAACGCCAATCGTCGCTTGAACAATCAACGGGGCCATACTATTGGGAAGAATGTGCTTAAGAATGATTCGCCAGTCTGAGCTGCCGACAGCTCTCGCCGCCTCGACGAACTCCTGACCTCGAAGCGTCAGGACGGCCCCTCGGACAATTCGCGCGTAATGCGGCATAGAAGCAAAACCCACGGCAACCATCAAGTTGAACAGTCCCGGCCCAAGCGACGCTGCAATTGAAATCGCCAGCATCATCTGCGGAATTGACAAAAGAATATCCATGCCTCGCATGATAATGTTGTCTAATTTTCCGCCGTAGTAGCCGGCAAGCGCTCCCAAAAGGCCGCCCGCTACAGTTGAAATTCCAACTGCAATGAATCCAACAAAAAGAGAAATTCTCGCGCCGTAAACTATTCTGCTGAATATGTCTCGCCCAAACTCATCGGTGCCGAACCAAAACTCTTTGCACGGCGCAGTGTATGCCATCATCAAGTTCTGCTTAGAAAATTTGAATGGCGCGATCTTATCGGCAAATATGGCCGTGAGAAAAAGTAATATAACAATAGCTAACCCAAAAACAGCCAACGGGTTATGACAAAACTGATGCCAAA
This is a stretch of genomic DNA from Jonquetella anthropi DSM 22815. It encodes these proteins:
- a CDS encoding chlorohydrolase family protein, whose amino-acid sequence is MKTRIKARYVIGFDGHGHRIIENGQVVYEGQNILYVGAKEFPGTVDREIDCGCSLVSPGLIDLDALGDIDHGLYHWEVPSQKNASLMWSKKYWDQGPREFMTPEEEAFKSLYAYAALVRAGITTAMPITSVLYKACAETYEEIEAAAYNARDVGLRVYLGPSYQSGNRVVASDGTTSVLYDEEAGKKGLERAIRFANVYGGWADGLINAVMVPERIETQTIDNLVRSKAAAREIGCPMRLHAAQGSFEYNWIVSHHSKTPLQLLDSLGILDDRTLIPHGLFVQGFSELSNPLPGDDLALLAERKTTVIHCPLVYARGGTALESFGRYRRAGVNMAMGTDTFPCDLLLNISVGSMMARRVDKSPEGNRVADFFETATLGGARALGRDDLGRLAAGAKADIVVFDLSGRHIGPIDDPLRTLVNSGSGRDLKLSVINGRVVFENGRVLGIDESRLDERAQQYYDRMKASVAERDFRGQSLDELFAPSFPAWK
- a CDS encoding amidohydrolase family protein — its product is MICNDKQKAEKQHVDFILSGGTVVTMDTSRRIICDGAVAILGEKIIGVGSKQEIEGHYVCDNIINCTHKIIMPGLVDAHGHAGHALFKGIGSDTPSLWMDIATPTYHHFTTDEYWLKESRVAALERLRMGVTCGVSVISSAQRSDDPVFAGNCVQGYAEVGIRNIVAVGPSNPPFPRKFSRIVNGKRIEKEYTFDELMAGAEAAIDQWNHSANDRIRVFIAPFVLLTSIFGSGSSAADVAVKLTDHDRYMMKRVRQVAAKYKTRIHTEAFGGMIRLASQCDDALLGPDVHLQHCTGISFEEAMILAKTKTNVTSTPGVGQSSGRCPIPELIELGCNVAVTTDGNSPRTSFDLFRAAHKTQLIQRMLLHDECVLPTGKLLEMITIDAAKAVGWDDEIGSLELGKKADVIIVDAFQPHLMPELLPVHRLIQRAVGQDVETVFVDGKPVMLNRKVLTVDEKSMLLDGHREIMETIKRAGLEKHLNLAETFWGHSEGWLDENRVDFSQLISRP
- a CDS encoding ABC transporter substrate-binding protein; translation: MIKKLMLSVALAAFLAPAAFAHNEPDTLIVANSTDIKTLDPMLTGDAGSAQTFLCIYDHLLWQDLEGNLVPRLAESWETPDPLTYILHLRKGVWFHNGEPFTAEDAKYTIDRGRTTVTATGANVLLNDIKDVEIKDDYTIVIHMKKPFTPLLYAFTEVWGSVVNKKTMEALGDKYVEHPVGTGPFKFVSWRKGDRVVLERNDDYWGDKADFKTLIIRAVPESSVRTIELESGSVDMIFKVNVNDINRIADNPNLKLLRRKDLREDFFVLNCSKPPFNDVRVRQAFSKALDVAGIQKAVYRGVGYAPKGPLPQGMVYYDDTLPEHDYDVEGAEALLKEAGVKDLHVTIKVNESKERVDAATIAQAMLGEVGITADIQVLEYGALLDCLTRGDFEISMSGWGNNLPDPEFALGRLYHSRGIGATNDARFNDPKFDELLDKGASTPEGPERAEVYKEVQRYFLDKVPALYWYGGEQVTGISRRIAEFPLHRRGIYEFNKVKLAK
- a CDS encoding oligopeptide-binding protein oppA; translation: MDELLDKGTLLPDGDERAALYKEVQRYFLGQVPVIYWSEGEQVIAISKRISEFPLHRRGIYEFNKVKLAK
- a CDS encoding ABC transporter substrate-binding protein; this encodes MLPEKFELRSPKFLKGNLLNHEGGEVQMKRRGISLLVAACLACGAVGTGMAHDMPDTLIVANSADIKTLNPMYTGDTVSAQVFLSIYDHLLWQDLEGNLIPRLAESWETPDPLTYILHLRRGVKFHNGDPFTAEDAKLTIDRGRTTIAATGANVLLKDIKEVEIKEDYTIVIHMSQPYTPLLYAFTEVWGSVMDKKAMEKLGDKYFEHPIGTGPFKFVSWTKGDRVVLERNDDYWGDKAEFKNLIIRAIPETSVRTIELESGSVDMIYKVNVHDINRIAENPKLQVLRRPELRSDYYILNCSRPPFNDVRVRQAFAKALDIVGIQKAVFRGVGRAARGPLPLGMRYFDDTLPMPVQDVEGARALLKEAGVGQLNITIRVNESKERIDAATIAQAQLAEVGINAEIQVLEYGALLDILDRGDFDVSLLGWGNNLPDPEYAMSRLYHTRGIVGPLQRSENGRVAG
- a CDS encoding ABC transporter ATP-binding protein, with amino-acid sequence MTEIMKEPAAAPHTPMVEVNHLKKYFKTKRGLLHAVDDVSFSIERGETLGLVGESGCGKSTLGRTMIRLLDATSGEVKFDGRDILKFSKSEMKEMRKKVQIVFQDPYSCLNPRLSVADLIAEPLIVNKVYSSKKAMNDRILELMDTVGLARRLIGTYPHELDGGRRQRIGIARSLALNPDFIVLDEPVSALDVCIQAQVLNLLCQLQRDNGYTYVFISHDLSVVKHLSDRIAVMYLGSMVELTGDKEIFKNPLHPYTQALLSAIPIPKVGVKRERILLEGDVPSPVNPPAGCRFAGRCRFRKDICTAQTPELKEVAPNHFVACHLVKSAE
- a CDS encoding ABC transporter ATP-binding protein, translating into MTEQTLKNDAAPLLDIRDLTIHYITESGDVHAVEGLNLQLGHGETLGFVGETGAGKTTTALGIMRLLPTPPSKIQSGEIYFEGEDLLKKSEHQMREIRGDKIAMIFQDPMTSLNPVIPVAEQIAEMIELHQNLSKKEALEKAGDMLELVGIRRERCGDYPHQFSGGMKQRVVIAIALACNPALLIADEPTTALDVTIQAQVLELMKQLRVKFNTSVILITHDLGIVAEMCDKVAIMYAGRVVEYSDTLSLYTKPRHPYTEGLFNSIPDLDEDQDELKVIHGLMPDPTDLPPGCPFHPRCPYAVDQCTKIEPQMVEVAPGHYAACPILNPTAGVKGE
- a CDS encoding ABC transporter permease — its product is MTDSVKKKKNLRGFRAIWHQFCHNPLAVFGLAIVILLFLTAIFADKIAPFKFSKQNLMMAYTAPCKEFWFGTDEFGRDIFSRIVYGARISLFVGFIAVGISTVAGGLLGALAGYYGGKLDNIIMRGMDILLSIPQMMLAISIAASLGPGLFNLMVAVGFASMPHYARIVRGAVLTLRGQEFVEAARAVGSSDWRIILKHILPNSMAPLIVQATIGVASAILSAAGLSFIGLGIQPPTPEWGAMLSGGRSYIRDYPYMTLFPGLAIMITILALNFVGDGLRDALDPKLKR